A genomic window from Bacteroides sp. includes:
- a CDS encoding ABC-2 family transporter protein — translation MNHQGGWELIKNTWQSWLQHRGFFFLLAFGWMLPLLVYLMIWSAAASEGSLTGLSQDTLAGYYLVLVLVNQLTYATTNWTVGDNIRMGQISRWLIQPMSPLYHALSSEIAGKVVFMLFSVPVTAVLALIFRPQFNLSWQQSLLFLPSIVLAWALRFFWGYWLALLAFWATRADSLLALQDTMIFLLGGHLAPIRLLPNWMQSLAKILPFRYMSAFPVEILTGFLDKNEIFSGLLIQLGWTITAYLLYRLVWIRGVRHYEAVGG, via the coding sequence ATGAATCACCAGGGTGGTTGGGAACTGATTAAGAACACATGGCAATCCTGGCTTCAGCACCGCGGTTTTTTCTTCCTGCTGGCATTTGGGTGGATGCTGCCCTTGCTGGTTTACCTGATGATCTGGTCTGCCGCAGCAAGCGAAGGCTCCCTGACTGGTTTATCACAAGACACTTTAGCGGGCTATTACCTGGTCCTTGTGCTGGTAAACCAGCTGACCTACGCAACCACAAACTGGACGGTTGGCGATAACATCCGCATGGGACAAATCAGCCGATGGTTAATCCAACCCATGTCACCGCTTTACCATGCCCTTTCCTCAGAAATTGCAGGGAAGGTCGTCTTCATGCTCTTTTCTGTCCCTGTGACCGCTGTCCTTGCGCTGATATTCCGACCGCAGTTTAACCTGAGCTGGCAACAAAGCCTATTATTCCTCCCCTCAATTGTGCTTGCCTGGGCTTTGCGCTTCTTCTGGGGCTATTGGTTGGCATTGCTGGCTTTCTGGGCAACACGGGCTGATTCCCTGCTTGCATTACAGGACACCATGATCTTCTTGCTCGGCGGGCACCTGGCACCGATTCGGCTTTTGCCAAATTGGATGCAGTCCCTGGCAAAGATTTTACCTTTTCGATATATGTCCGCTTTTCCCGTGGAAATTTTGACAGGGTTTCTCGATAAAAACGAGATCTTCAGCGGTCTTCTGATCCAGCTTGGCTGGACCATTACAGCTTATCTGCTTTACCGGCTGGTATGGATCCGGGGTGTCCGTCATTACGAGGCAGTTGGAGGTTAA